From the genome of Alphaproteobacteria bacterium, one region includes:
- a CDS encoding ABC transporter substrate-binding protein, with product MIFPASIAGAQDPIRIGEINSYTGPLASFTVPYRNGWQLAVEEINAKGGVLGRPLEVVSRDDGAKPADAVKFAEELVRREKVDLIAGTFLSHIGLAVADFAARNKVLFVASEPLSDAIVWAKGNDYTFRLRPSTYMQAAMLAEEAAKLPAKRWATVAPNYEYGQSAVKAFQDVLTGLRPDVEFVGQQWPALFKLDAGATVQALAQAKPDAIFNVTFSIDLAKFVREGQLRGLFADRQVVSLLTGEPEYLDPLKGEAPEGWIVTGYPWNAIDDAAHKSFLDAYSKRFDDYPRAGSIVGYNTILTIAAMLEKAGSTDTGAMVAAMKNLELDTPFGPITYRALDHQSTMGAYVGRTAKVDGKGVMVDFRYANGADYLPDDATVRKLRPAK from the coding sequence ATGATTTTCCCGGCATCGATCGCCGGCGCGCAGGATCCGATCCGGATCGGCGAGATCAACAGCTATACCGGCCCGCTGGCGTCGTTCACGGTGCCCTACCGGAACGGCTGGCAGCTCGCCGTCGAGGAAATCAATGCCAAGGGCGGCGTTCTCGGGCGACCGCTCGAGGTGGTCTCGCGCGACGACGGCGCGAAGCCGGCCGACGCGGTGAAGTTCGCCGAGGAACTGGTGCGGCGCGAGAAGGTCGACCTGATCGCCGGCACGTTTCTGTCGCATATCGGCCTTGCCGTCGCGGATTTTGCCGCGCGCAACAAGGTTCTGTTCGTGGCGTCAGAGCCGTTGTCGGACGCCATCGTCTGGGCCAAGGGCAACGACTACACGTTCCGCCTGCGTCCCTCGACCTATATGCAGGCCGCGATGCTGGCCGAGGAAGCGGCCAAGCTGCCGGCGAAACGCTGGGCCACGGTCGCGCCGAATTATGAATACGGCCAGTCGGCGGTAAAGGCCTTCCAGGACGTGCTGACGGGTCTGCGGCCCGATGTGGAATTCGTCGGCCAGCAATGGCCGGCGCTGTTCAAGCTCGACGCGGGTGCGACCGTGCAGGCGCTGGCCCAGGCCAAGCCCGACGCGATCTTCAACGTCACCTTCTCGATCGACCTGGCGAAATTCGTGCGTGAGGGCCAGTTGCGCGGCCTGTTCGCCGACCGGCAGGTGGTGAGCCTGCTGACGGGCGAGCCGGAGTATCTCGATCCCCTCAAGGGCGAGGCACCCGAAGGCTGGATCGTGACCGGCTATCCCTGGAACGCCATCGACGATGCCGCGCATAAATCCTTCCTCGATGCATACAGCAAACGCTTCGACGACTATCCGCGCGCGGGCTCGATCGTCGGCTACAATACGATCCTGACGATTGCCGCCATGCTGGAGAAAGCCGGGTCCACCGACACCGGCGCGATGGTCGCGGCAATGAAGAATCTGGAACTCGACACGCCGTTCGGCCCCATCACCTATCGCGCGCTGGACCATCAATCGACGATGGGCGCCTATGTCGGGCGCACCGCAAAGGTTGACGGCAAGGGCGTCATGGTGGATTTCCGCTATGCGAACGGTGCCGACTATCTGCCCGACGACGCGACGGTCCGGAAGCTGCGACCGGCCAAGTAA
- a CDS encoding FAD-dependent oxidoreductase codes for MTINVAVIGAGPSGFYTVDALLKGDQDVRVDIIERLPTPFGLIRGGVAPDHQTTKKVARVYEKTALRDGVGYYGNVEVGRDVTMAELQEIYDAIVLAVGAPRDRKLGIPGEDKAGVFGSADFVGWYNGHPDFTDLQPDLNTSTVVVIGQGNVAVDVARVLVKTPAEMTETDIADHAADAVEASPITDVYMVGRRGPIEAKFTNVELREMGKLEDCQPIIDAGQLPDEVTGEWSDRDRRLKDRNLATMKEFPDVDPAGKSKRVHFTFYAKPVEILGGDRVEGIRMEHTRVEDGRSVGTGEFFEIECSLVIPAIGYFSEPFPGVPFDADNGIVVHDEGRVGDGVYAVGWIKRGPTGVIGTNKPDGDIAATQIFEDIADGTKPGREALEVLLAERDVRSLTYQDWQSIDAAEVAAAKPGAPRRKFVTIDTMLAALD; via the coding sequence ATGACAATTAATGTTGCCGTTATCGGCGCGGGGCCGAGCGGCTTTTACACCGTCGATGCCTTGCTCAAGGGCGATCAGGACGTCCGGGTCGATATCATCGAACGTTTGCCGACACCCTTCGGATTGATCCGGGGCGGCGTCGCACCGGATCACCAGACAACCAAGAAGGTCGCACGCGTCTACGAGAAGACGGCGCTGCGTGACGGCGTGGGCTACTATGGCAATGTCGAAGTGGGCCGCGATGTCACCATGGCCGAACTGCAGGAGATATACGACGCGATCGTGCTCGCTGTCGGCGCGCCGCGCGACCGCAAGCTCGGCATCCCCGGCGAGGACAAGGCGGGCGTCTTCGGCTCCGCCGACTTCGTGGGCTGGTACAACGGCCATCCCGACTTCACCGACCTGCAGCCCGATCTGAACACCTCGACCGTCGTGGTCATCGGCCAGGGCAATGTGGCGGTCGATGTCGCGCGCGTGCTGGTCAAGACACCGGCGGAGATGACCGAGACGGACATCGCCGACCATGCGGCCGACGCGGTCGAGGCGTCGCCCATCACCGACGTTTACATGGTCGGCCGGCGCGGCCCGATCGAGGCCAAGTTTACGAATGTCGAACTGCGTGAGATGGGCAAGCTCGAGGATTGTCAGCCGATCATCGACGCCGGCCAGCTTCCCGATGAGGTCACCGGCGAGTGGTCCGACCGCGACCGCCGCCTCAAGGATCGCAACCTGGCGACGATGAAGGAATTCCCCGACGTCGATCCGGCGGGCAAGTCCAAGCGGGTGCACTTCACCTTCTACGCCAAGCCCGTCGAGATCCTCGGCGGCGACAGGGTCGAGGGGATCCGGATGGAGCACACGCGCGTCGAGGACGGACGCTCGGTCGGCACCGGTGAATTCTTCGAGATCGAATGCAGTCTGGTGATCCCGGCCATCGGCTATTTCTCCGAACCGTTCCCCGGGGTGCCGTTCGATGCGGATAACGGCATCGTCGTGCATGACGAGGGCCGGGTCGGCGACGGTGTGTATGCCGTGGGCTGGATCAAGCGCGGCCCGACCGGCGTGATCGGCACCAACAAGCCCGATGGCGACATCGCCGCCACGCAGATCTTCGAGGATATCGCGGACGGCACGAAGCCCGGTCGCGAGGCGCTTGAAGTCCTACTGGCCGAACGCGACGTGCGCTCCCTGACCTATCAGGACTGGCAGTCGATCGACGCGGCCGAAGTGGCGGCGGCGAAGCCCGGCGCGCCGCGGCGGAAGTTCGTGACCATCGACACGATGCTTGCAGCCCTTGACTGA